A single genomic interval of Helianthus annuus cultivar XRQ/B chromosome 13, HanXRQr2.0-SUNRISE, whole genome shotgun sequence harbors:
- the LOC110900790 gene encoding uncharacterized protein LOC110900790: MNWVAWQKVVAPIEYGGLGFGSLRDINSAMLAKWWWRFKNDQDGLWRKTIWAIHNNSRMWNTIPIKLTLPGPWKQVAKSMADLNSAELNVSKYMRGVIGRGNQILFWLDNWCGEATLASRYPRLFAIEKDRLCKIEDRVHMGVTGPRWNWEWKKDTMDGPEVDEWLDEPIESSGCTSSN, from the coding sequence ATGAATTGGGTCGCGTGGCAAAAAGTAGTGGCTCCAATAGAATATGGTGGGCTGGGTTTTGGTTCATTAAGGGATATTAACTCGGCCATGTTGGCCAAGTGGTGGTGGAGATTCAAGAATGACCAAGATGGCTTGTGGAGGAAAACAATATGGGCTATTCATAACAACTCGAGGATGTGGAACACAATTCCAATCAAACTTACTTTACCAGGGCCGTGGAAGCAAGTGGCAAAGTCAATGGCAGATCTAAACTCAGCAGAGTTAAATGTTTCCAAGTATATGAGAGGGGTTATTGGTAGGGGAAATCAAATATTATTCTGGCTTGACAACTGGTGTGGGGAGGCTACTCTGGCTAGTCGATATCCTCGCCTATTTGCAATTGAAAAAGATCGGCTGTGTAAAATTGAGGACAGAGTGCATATGGGAGTCACCGGACCACGGTGGAACTGGGAATGGAAGAAAGATACAATGGATGGGCCAGAAGTGGATGAATGGTTGGACGAACCTATTGAATCAAGTGGCTGCACCAGTTCTAACTGA
- the LOC118485768 gene encoding uncharacterized protein LOC118485768, which translates to MEAERLVEPFSILEIKSSVWECDGDKALGPDGFNFKFLKRCWVGLEADFVAFFNKFHLGGGLNPGCTASFIALIPKVKDPMGFSDFRPISLVGCINKVLSKVLVNQLKEVIGKLVSPEQSAFLSGRSILDGPLMLNEIVRWLRKSNTKEMLFKVDIDKAYDSISWGFLDSVPVLVNLWKVEKKLQKLKNR; encoded by the exons ATGGAGGCTGAGCGACTGGTGGAACCTTTTTCGATATTGGAAATAAAGTCATCAGTTTGGGAGTGTGATGGCGATAAGGCCCTGGGGCCGGAtggttttaattttaaatttttgaaaagatgTTGGGTTGGGCTTGAAGCGGATTTTGTGGCTTTCTTTAATAAGTTTCATCTTGGTGGAGGCTTGAATCCTGGCTGCACCGCATCCTTTATAGCTCTTATTCCGAAAGTGAAGGATCCAATGGGCTTCTCGGATTTTAGGCCGATTAGTCTAGTGGGGTGTATCAATAAAGTTCTGTCTAAAGTTCTTGTGAATCAACTGAAAGAGGTAATTGGTAAACTTGTGTCACCTGAGCAATCAGCTTTTCTGTCGGGTAGGAGCATCCTTGATGGGCCGTTAATGCTGAATGAAATTGTCAGATGGTTAAGAAAATCTAATACTAAGGAGATGTTGTTCAAAGTTGACATCGATAAGGCGTATGACTCAATAAGTTGGGGTTTTTTAGATTCTGTGCcggtgttg GTAAATTTATGGAAAGTGGAGAAAAAGctccaaaagctgaagaatcgatga
- the LOC110900791 gene encoding uncharacterized protein LOC110900791 encodes MEQVYAEGRSGGLVSLWNPSVFQMDRVLKQRHFLVVSGIMVATGERVHIANIYAPNDPISRRGLWADLIQAIDTNSGMWLLMGDFNDVRSQDEIMNSEFVELNAWHFNSFIQITDLHEYNMGGHKFTYMSDSGVKLSKLDRFLVSKSFKDRWLLAATTALTRYTSDHCPIVLSTVPTDFGHVPFRFFNTWLDLNGFQDFVMMKCSSFSFNGPADLALATKLKFLKNNIKQWVADEKEKREGVTNALKEELKRLDETADNRPLLPVELQKRIECKNSISELDRIRLLDIKQKSRIKWAFEGDENSAYFHGVINANISNNRINGIMVDGEWLTSPTVIKDMAVGFFL; translated from the coding sequence ATGGAACAGGTATATGCAGAAGGGAGATCTGGGGGTTTGGTAAGTCTGTGGAACCCCTCAGTTTTTCAAATGGATAGGGTATTAAAACAGAGACACTTTCTGGTGGTTTCTGGTATTATGGTGGCAACAGGTGAACGGGTGCATATAGCTAATATCTATGCACCGAATGACCCGATAAGTAGAAGAGGGCTATGGGCTGATTTGATCCAAGCTATAGACACTAATTCGGGGATGTGGCTATTGATGGGGGATTTCAACGATGTGCGATCACAAGATGAAATAATGAATTCGGAATTTGTGGAGTTAAACGCGTGGCACTTCAACTCGTTTATTCAAATTACAGATCTACATGAGTATAACATGGGGGGACATAAATTTACCTATATGTCAGATTCAGGAGTAAAACTGAGTAAATTAGACAGGTTTTTGGTCAGCAAAAGCTTCAAAGATCGGTGGCTGTTAGCTGCGACTACTGCACTGACCAGATACACGTCAGATCACTGTCCAATCGTTTTATCCACAGTACCCACGGACTTTGGACATGTTCCATTTAGGTTTTTTAATACTTGGTTGGACTTAAACGGGTTTCAAGACTTTGTTATGATGAAGTGCAGCTCTTTTAGCTTCAATGGTCCAGCGGACTTGGCATTGGCAACCAAGCTAAAATTCCTCAAGAATAATATTAAACAGTGGGTGGCCGATGAGAAAGAGAAAAGAGAAGGTGTGACTAATGCTTTGAAGGAGGAGTTGAAAAGGTTAGATGAAACTGCAGACAACCGGCCTCTACTTCCTGTGGAACTACAGAAAAGAATTGAATGTAAAAATTCTATCTCAGAATTGGATAGAATAAGGCTACTAGATATTAAACAAAAATCCAGAATAAAGTGGGCATTCGAAGGGGATGAAAACTCTGCTTATTTTCATGGTGTGATTAACGCAAATATATCTAACAACAGAATTAATGGGATTATGGTGGATGGAGAGTGGCTGACTTCTCCAACAGTTATCAAAGACATGGCAGTGGGTTTTTTTCTTTAG